In the Chryseobacterium sp. MYb264 genome, one interval contains:
- a CDS encoding helix-turn-helix domain-containing protein, producing MMKSIYLLLIILFSNLFYSQNKQVDSLRAFNYKELKNKFYNYNDNIKVDNAKVIAQYYLQKAKKENNNLAIADGYVLTHFNEDFSNALKYLDSTTVVTRNLKGTIYPSQTYLMKGNLYYKYDNLKLALDNYILGLQYAKLQKDKKLTAYANMNIAYINSYIGKNAEAAKTFRYYLYNERSFTDESQHNQMRISLIYCYIELNKIDSANILINEGKKSQLADKNKYVFNQYIYYTGAYNLKLKNYKSAIKNFSIANAYYSKISDQNADYCLLNIGKSYEGLKNSQKAAEAYIKLDFNVQKTNITFPELREVYTYLIDYYKEKNDKEKQLYYIDRFLKVDKKLDDQFQYLSTELPKKYDTPNLLQEKENIIRDLKNRKRILYISIGVLILVLLLILTLYYKAKKTASKHRKIAQELIQRIEKRNIESTINKEIIESQIPVPVEEIENKTTKTVPDDVTKFILNGLDTFENKQLFLKNGITLASLAKNIKTNTAYLSETINNHKGKNFTSYLNDLRIDYVLERLVQDKKFRSYKLPAIAEEIGYNNVQAFSIAFKKKTETTPSIYIKEIEKSNLL from the coding sequence ATGATGAAATCTATATACTTACTTTTAATCATATTATTTAGCAATTTATTTTATTCACAAAATAAACAAGTTGATAGTTTAAGAGCATTTAATTATAAAGAGCTAAAAAACAAATTTTATAATTACAATGATAATATTAAAGTCGATAATGCTAAGGTTATAGCTCAATATTATCTGCAAAAGGCTAAAAAAGAAAACAATAATCTAGCAATAGCTGACGGCTATGTTCTTACTCATTTTAATGAAGATTTTTCTAATGCACTAAAATACTTAGATAGTACAACTGTAGTTACAAGAAATTTAAAAGGAACAATATATCCTTCTCAAACATATTTAATGAAAGGTAATCTTTATTACAAATATGATAACTTAAAGCTTGCTTTGGATAATTATATTTTAGGATTACAATATGCAAAGCTGCAAAAAGACAAAAAGCTTACAGCATATGCAAATATGAATATAGCATATATAAATAGTTATATAGGTAAAAATGCAGAAGCAGCTAAAACATTCAGATATTATCTGTATAATGAAAGAAGTTTTACTGATGAATCGCAACATAATCAGATGCGGATTAGTCTAATTTACTGTTATATTGAACTAAATAAAATTGATTCTGCAAATATTCTTATAAATGAAGGGAAAAAATCTCAATTGGCAGATAAAAATAAATATGTTTTCAACCAATATATATATTACACAGGAGCTTATAATTTAAAGTTAAAAAACTATAAATCCGCAATTAAAAATTTTTCTATAGCTAATGCTTACTATTCCAAAATCAGTGATCAAAATGCAGATTATTGTTTATTAAATATTGGTAAATCTTATGAAGGCTTAAAGAACTCCCAAAAAGCGGCTGAAGCCTATATTAAATTAGATTTTAATGTACAAAAAACTAATATCACCTTTCCCGAGCTCCGCGAAGTATACACTTATCTTATAGATTATTACAAAGAAAAAAATGATAAAGAAAAACAATTGTATTATATCGATCGTTTTCTAAAAGTAGATAAAAAACTTGATGACCAGTTTCAATATCTTTCTACAGAATTGCCTAAAAAGTATGATACTCCCAATCTTCTACAAGAAAAAGAAAATATTATCAGAGATTTAAAAAATAGAAAAAGAATATTATATATTTCTATTGGTGTCTTAATTTTAGTCCTTCTATTAATTTTAACTCTTTATTATAAAGCGAAGAAAACAGCAAGCAAACACCGAAAAATAGCTCAAGAACTAATTCAACGTATTGAAAAAAGAAATATTGAATCTACCATCAATAAAGAAATTATTGAGTCTCAAATACCTGTGCCTGTCGAGGAAATAGAAAACAAAACAACCAAAACGGTTCCGGATGATGTTACTAAGTTTATTTTGAATGGACTAGATACTTTTGAAAATAAACAACTCTTTTTAAAAAATGGTATTACTTTAGCTAGTTTGGCAAAAAATATAAAGACAAATACGGCCTATTTATCCGAGACTATTAATAATCATAAAGGTAAAAATTTCACTTCTTATCTTAATGATTTACGGATTGACTACGTTTTGGAACGACTTGTTCAAGATAAAAAATTTCGATCTTATAAATTGCCAGCTATTGCAGAGGAGATTGGTTATAATAATGTACAAGCATTTTCAATTGCATTTAAGAAAAAAACCGAAACTACACCCTCTATTTATATTAAGGAAATCGAAAAATCAAATTTACTATAG
- a CDS encoding prolyl oligopeptidase family serine peptidase translates to MKIKIFLIISFSSFFTSAQKTKLPQSKPTIDEYFGTKIIDDYRNLENLDDIQNIDWMKSQTAYTNSVLDLIPKRNYYVEKRLELDTRQGYSVSDLKITDNNKYFYLKKKGNEKIAKLYYREGFQGKEELLYNPINYKNSETNHDFIINYISPSLDGNKIAVSIAEKGVELSDLIIIDVKKKQIYPEVLTNTAPASFDGIKWLDDSSGFFYVNFSTIDSKSKDFYKNTQTVVYKIGTDPKKIIDVFSAKNNPDLNIAEDQFPMILNSDIDDQFYKGMLLDFQSYRKTFIINKKDLLAGKKNWKLFSESSDKAKSLDFLNDQVIFLSYYNSYLNKLCRTNITNPNFKNAEVLVPEKIEEIIKSYRITKDGIYYTTTKNGVEAKLYLYKDGKDNVIKLPFPSGNIELQSKGKNYSDIWITCSGWANDEQRFKYDVKKDFFIPENMAPVAEYPEFKDITVEEISVKARDGQEIPVSLIYNKNIKKDGKNMVLIDSYGSYGISSNPFFAKTYLLWANQGGMVAVAHVRGGGEKGEQWRLGGYKETKPNTWRDLIDCTEYLINEKYTSRDKVAIWGASAGGITVGRAMTERPDLFKAVIAEVGSLNMLRDYTKPNSQPKEFGSIKDPKEFKALLEMDAYHHIKKGVKYPATFITGGINDQRVIVWEPVKFAAKLMTNDASSNPVLLKIDFEGGHAGNVPVAQRYANLGDMFAFALWQLGHPDYQPKENTKK, encoded by the coding sequence ATGAAAATAAAAATATTTCTTATTATCAGCTTCTCATCATTTTTTACGAGTGCTCAAAAAACAAAATTACCTCAATCAAAGCCAACTATTGATGAGTATTTTGGAACTAAAATCATTGATGATTACAGAAATTTGGAAAATTTAGATGACATCCAAAACATAGATTGGATGAAATCTCAGACAGCTTATACCAATTCTGTTTTAGATTTAATTCCTAAAAGGAATTACTATGTAGAAAAAAGACTAGAACTTGATACAAGGCAAGGCTATTCTGTATCAGATTTGAAGATAACAGATAATAATAAATATTTTTATTTAAAGAAAAAAGGAAATGAAAAAATAGCAAAATTATATTATCGAGAAGGATTTCAAGGAAAAGAAGAATTACTTTATAATCCTATTAACTACAAAAATTCAGAAACAAATCATGATTTTATTATCAATTATATAAGTCCAAGCTTAGATGGTAATAAGATTGCTGTTTCAATAGCTGAAAAAGGTGTAGAGCTATCCGATCTGATTATTATCGATGTTAAAAAAAAACAAATCTATCCTGAAGTCCTTACCAATACTGCGCCTGCTAGTTTTGATGGAATAAAATGGTTAGATGATAGTAGCGGTTTTTTTTATGTAAATTTTTCTACAATTGATTCTAAATCTAAAGACTTCTATAAAAATACTCAGACTGTTGTTTATAAAATAGGAACTGATCCAAAAAAAATAATTGATGTTTTTTCTGCCAAAAACAATCCTGATTTAAATATTGCTGAGGATCAATTTCCTATGATTTTAAATTCTGATATTGATGATCAGTTTTATAAAGGAATGTTGTTAGATTTCCAATCATACCGAAAAACATTCATAATCAATAAAAAAGATTTATTAGCTGGGAAAAAAAATTGGAAATTATTTTCTGAATCAAGTGATAAAGCTAAGAGTTTAGATTTTTTGAATGATCAAGTCATTTTTTTATCATACTATAATTCATATTTAAATAAATTATGTAGAACAAATATTACTAATCCAAATTTTAAAAATGCTGAAGTATTAGTTCCAGAGAAAATAGAAGAAATAATTAAAAGCTATAGAATAACAAAAGATGGTATTTATTACACCACTACTAAAAACGGTGTAGAAGCTAAATTGTATCTATATAAAGATGGAAAGGATAATGTAATTAAACTCCCTTTTCCATCAGGAAATATTGAATTACAGAGTAAAGGGAAAAATTATTCAGATATTTGGATTACCTGTTCTGGGTGGGCAAATGATGAGCAACGTTTTAAATATGATGTAAAAAAGGATTTTTTTATTCCAGAAAACATGGCTCCTGTGGCAGAGTATCCTGAATTTAAAGATATTACTGTTGAAGAAATAAGTGTAAAAGCAAGGGATGGACAAGAAATTCCAGTTTCTTTAATTTATAATAAGAACATTAAAAAAGACGGCAAAAACATGGTGTTGATTGACAGCTATGGTTCTTATGGAATTTCCTCTAATCCTTTCTTTGCTAAAACTTACTTGTTATGGGCTAATCAAGGTGGAATGGTCGCTGTAGCTCACGTAAGAGGGGGAGGTGAAAAAGGAGAGCAATGGCGCTTAGGAGGATATAAAGAAACAAAGCCTAATACTTGGAGAGATTTGATAGACTGTACAGAATATTTAATAAACGAGAAATATACCTCAAGAGATAAGGTCGCTATTTGGGGAGCCAGTGCAGGAGGAATTACAGTAGGCAGGGCTATGACAGAAAGACCAGATCTTTTTAAAGCAGTCATAGCTGAGGTTGGTTCATTAAACATGCTTAGAGATTATACAAAACCTAATTCTCAGCCTAAAGAGTTTGGAAGCATAAAAGACCCAAAGGAATTTAAAGCTTTATTGGAAATGGATGCTTATCATCACATTAAAAAAGGAGTAAAGTATCCAGCGACTTTCATCACAGGAGGGATAAATGACCAAAGAGTTATTGTTTGGGAGCCTGTAAAATTTGCAGCTAAATTAATGACTAATGATGCATCTTCTAATCCTGTATTATTAAAAATAGATTTTGAAGGTGGGCATGCTGGTAATGTACCTGTTGCTCAACGATATGCTAATTTAGGCGATATGTTTGCATTTGCATTATGGCAATTAGGACACCCTGATTACCAGCCAAAAGAAAATACAAAAAAATAA